In Nocardia sp. NBC_00403, the DNA window GACCTACTATTCGCGCTCGCGTCAGCAGTACTGGGTCAAAGGCGAGACCTCCGGCCACACCCAGTACGTCCACGAGGTCCGCCTCGACTGCGACGGCGACACCATTCTGCTGGTCGTCGACCAGGAGGGCGCGGCCTGTCACACCGGCACGCACACCTGCTTCGACTCCGACGTGCTGCTCGCCGATAAGTCCTGAGTCGCCACACGTCGGGAACACGGCACGGACTGTCCGCGTCCGCTCTCGGGCAGATCGGCAGGCGGCCGGTGCTACGGCGTCGGCGGCTGCTCGGTTCGGTCCTCGGTGGGGGGCGAAACGTCACCGTGACTCAATGCATCGGCCAGCTGTGTCGACAGCACTTCGCTGAGGTCGGCCAGCTGTGCTGTCTGATGCGGATCGAGACCATCGAACACCAGCCGGCGCACGGCATCCTGATAGCCGGGAGCTGCCTCGACCACCTTCGAATAGCCGGTGTCTGTGAGAACGGCCTGCACGCCGCGTCGCCCGGTGGTCGCTGACCGCTCGGCCCAGCCCATCCGCTCCATCTTCGACACGACATGCGACAGTCGCGATAGCGATGCATTTGCCTTGTGGGCCAGATCACTCATCTGCAATCGGTGGCCGGGTTCTTCGGACAGCAGGGTGAGCACCCAGAATTCGAAGTGCGTGATCCCGGACTCGCGCTGCAGCTGGGTGTCCAACGCGCCTGGTAGGCGGGTCATGAGCGCCACGATCGCACGCCAAGCTCGCTGTTCGACGGGATCGAGCCACTTCGTCACTGGTTGCCTTCTTTCGAGCCAAGTGACGTGTTTTGTTAGTGAGTCTAGCGATTTATTGAAAGTCATATTCACAGTCACTCGCGACAATGAGTTTGCCACGACTTCGCTCGACCGTCATGAAGTTGCTGCGTGACGTGAGGTCACTCACATGCCATCGTGGCGTGTCGGTGTCGTTTCCTAGGTGAGCTTCGGTGACACGGGCGCGGTGGACTGGGACGGCGGAGTCGACGTCACCGGCTCAGCGGGATGCTTGCGCCGCCATCCGCGCCGGACGACGACGAACACCACGAGCAGGAAGACGACCAGTGCGACGATGGCGCCGACCAATGACGCGCCTCGGAAGGCGGGCGCATCGACATCGAGAATTCGCTGCCCGGCGTGGGCGGCGCTGTTGCCGCCGAGCACGATGCTCAGCGTCATGAGATTCGGGATCGCGGCGATCACCGCGAGCCCGCCTGCCGCGCCCGCGATCACCTTGCCCGCGCGGCGACGCCACACGAGTGCTGCCAGCAACATCAGGAAAAGCGGTATGGCAGTGAACAATCCACCATAGACGAGACCCCAGCCGATGCCCTTGCTGAAACTGCCGCTCACCAGCTCCGCGATGCGCTGGGCCCACCACCGTGGGATGAAGGCGGCAAGGATGAAGTAGGCGACGACCAGCACGGCGATGACCGCCAGGCCGCCGAGAATCCTCGTGCGCCACGTGGCCAGCGTGGATTTCTGCCCGTCCGGCCGAACCTCGCTCGAAGTCATGAATTCAGCGTAGGCCGGGCCATCTGCGGTGACGTGATCATCGACTCGGCGTTTTCGAGACGGTCGTCTCGAATATTCGGCGTCGGTCGGCTTACTGGACGCGTTCGCGTAGGAACTTCAACGCCTCGTCGGCATGCACATCGGCCCGAAACTCACCGGTGATGACCTTGCGGACGGTGCGATCAGGGTCGATGACGAAGGTGTGCCGCTTCACCGGCGAGAGCTTGCCGAGCAGGCTGCGCTTGACGCCGAACTGCGCGGCGACAGTGCCCTCGACATCCGAGAGCAGGGGATAGCCGAGATTCTGCTTGGTCGCGAATCCGGCCTGGGTGTCGACGTTGTCGGCACTGATGCCTACCGGCGCGGCGCCCGCCGCGGCGAATTCGGCGGCAAGATCGCGGAAGTGGCAGGCCTCGGCCGTGCAGATCGGAGTATTGGCGGCGGGATAGAAGAACAGCACCACGGGGCCGTCCGCGAGCAAGGCGTCGAGCGAACGTGGTGTGCCGGATTGATCTGGGAGCTCGAACTGCGGTGCGAGCTGGCCTATCTTCATATCGGCGACAGTACCGGGCGATGCGTCGGTTCGGGGTGCCACGATGCCTGCCCAGATCCCCGCCACCCGTGCTTTCGCCCCATGTCGCCCTGTACGCGGCGGGGTGTACGAGTCGTATTCCGGCTTTCGCTGGATCGACGGGAGAAGCCTGGGATGACGGGGACGGTAGATTCGGTCGCTATACGCCGATGAGTGCGGCGATCTCGGGGTTCTTGATCTCCATGACATCGAGAATGCCGTGCGCGCGCAGCAGCGGCTCGAGTTCCTTGATGCGGTCGCTGTGGATGGCGTACTCGTCCGGAAAGCGGTGCTTGTCCAGGGCCTCCAAGGCCTTCACATAGGTGACGAAGGACGCTAGCGCGTTCAGCGGTGTGGAGTTCTGGGATCTGCCCATCGAGCTCAGGCCGACCATTCGCTGGGATGTGCCCGATCCGGCAGTGTGCCGACCCTCCGGCGTAACCGGTTGCGAGGGGTACATCAGTTGTCTCCTCTCGAAGTGGATACCGCATGCGACATGGAACGCGGCGAGTGTAGTGACGCCGCCCACAGCCCCGGAATTCGCGTGCGAACCGGACGGCTGGTTTACGGCCGGTTGGGCCCGCGAAGGGCGGCTGAGTCGGTGTCATAGCGGCCTGGGATGATGGAGCAATGCCTGGCGCGTCCACTCCCACCACCACGACCCGCGAACAGTTCCACCAGCTCGCCGCGGAACATCGGGTGGTTCCGGTGATCCGAAAAGTGCTGGCGGACTCCGAAACTCCGCTGTCGGCCTATCGCAAGCTGGCCGGCGATCGGGCCGGCACCTTCCTGTTCGAATCCGCGGAGAACGGACGCTCCTGGTCGCGCTGGTCGTTCATCGGCGCGGGCAGTCCGTCGGCGCTGACCGTCGTCGACGGCGCGGCCGCCTGGCTCGGCAACATCCCTGTCGACGCGCCCTCGGGTGGCGATCCGCTGGTCGCGTTGCGCGAGACCCTGCAACTGCTGGAGACCGAGCGGCTCCCCGGCCTGCCGCCACTGACCGGGGGCATGGTCGGCTACCTCGGCTATGACGCGGTGCGCAGGATCGAACGGCTGCCCAGCCTCGCCCTCGACGATCTGGAACTGCCGGAGATGGTGCTGCTGCTCGCCACCGATCTGGCGGCATTCGACCACCACGAGGGCGCGATCACCCTCATCGCCAACGCGGTCAACTGGAACGGCACCGCCGAGCGGGTCGACGAGGCCTATGACGACGCGGTCGCCCGGCTGGATCGGATGACCCACGCGCTCGCCGCGCCGTCGGAGTCCACCGTGTCGGTCTTCGACCAGCCCGAGCCGCATTATCGGCGCAAACGCACCTCCGAGGAGTTCGGCGCCGGAGTGCGTCGTCTCGTCAAAGAGATCGAGGCGGGCGAGGCTTTCCAGGTGGTGCTGTCGCAGCGCTTCGAAATGGACTACGACGGCGCCCCGATCGATCTGTACCGCATGCTGCGCGCCTCGAACCCGAGTCCGTATATGTATCTGATGCACATCCCCGACGGCGCGGGCGGCACCGCGTTCTCCATCGTCGGTTCCAGCCCGGAAGCCCTGGTCACCGTGAAGGACGGTGTGGCGACGACACATCCGATCGCGGGTACCCGCTGGCGCGGCGCCACCGAAGAGGACGACCTGCTGCTGGAGAAGGGGCTGCTCGCCGACGAGAAGGAGAACGCCGAGCATCTGATGCTCGTCGATCTCGGCCGCAACGATCTCGGCCGGGTGTGTCAGCCGGGCACTGTGCGGGTCACCGAGTATCGGCAGATCGAGCGCTACAGCCACGTCATGCACCTGGTGTCGACCGTGCACGGCAGACTAGCGCCCGGCAAGATCGCGCTGGACGCGGTGCGCGCCTGTTTCCCGGCGGGCACGCTGTCGGGCGCGCCGAAGGTGCGCGCGATGGAACTCATCGAAGAACTGGAGCCGACCCGGCGCGGCGTGTACGGCGGTGTTGTCGGCTATCTGGATTTCGCGGGCGACGCCGATACCGCCATTGCCATTCGCACCGCGCTGCTCAAGGACGGCACCGCTTATGTCCAGGCGGGTGCGGGCGTGGTCGCGGACTCCGATCCCGACTATGAGGATGTCGAATCCCGGAACAAGGCGATGGCGGTGCTCAAGGCGGTCGCGGCCGCGAAGACGGTTCGGGCATACGGCACCGAGCCGGGAAGCGAGAACGGCAGCGCGGGATGAGTGCATCGGATCAGAACGACGAGGGGACCGATGCCGAGGCGATCGCGGTCGATGTGGCCGCGCCCCGGCGCAAGTACCCGATCGGCGCGATCGTGTTGTTGGCGATCGCCGCGGCCGCGCTCTGGGGTTCGTCGCGGCTGACTTGGGTGACGGTGTCGTCCACGGACGGGCTCACCGAGCCGCGCACCGACCATCTCAACGGTGGTGTCTGGTTCGGCGCGCTGACCCCGCTGGCGCTGGTGCTGCTCGCCGCGATCGCGGCAGTGCTCGCTACTCGTGGCTGGCTGCGCCGGATGGTCGGGGTGCTGATCGGCCTGGTCGCCGCGGTGACCGCCGTACCGGCCTTCGCCCTGCTGACCGAGTCCGGCGCGATGGCCGCCCGCGCCGGCACCCTGGCCGAACTACCCGGCCGGGCAACCGTCACCGAGGTGGTCACGGCGCCTTTCCCCGCGGTGGTCGCGCTGCTGGGTGCGCTGGCGGCTTTTACGGCCGGTGTACTGCTCGCCAGGATGCCCCAGGAGGCCGCGCAACTGTCCGGCAAATACGACAACCCGGTGTTCCGGCGGGCCGCCGCCACCGAACAGGTGACGCAGCGACGGGCGGAAGACGCTGCCGCCGGGGCGAATTCGGCCTCGGGACAGCTTTCCGAGCGCGTGCTGTGGGACGCGCTCGACGCGGGCACCGACCCGACCGAGGAGGCCGGTTCGCCGCGTGATGATCAGGGCAAACATGCCGAGTGAAGTGTCTGGGCAGGTCCCGACAAACCCCGGCGCGAGAGCGCCGCAAGCAGCCATTTATTCTTTGTCAGCATCGGTGAGACAGCGCCTGGGGGGATTCTCAGGCAGCAAGTTGCGTCTCCCCAGAAAGGATTCGAGCCAGATGACGGTACTCGACTCGATTCTCGACGGGGTCCGCGCGGATGTCGCCGCTCGGGAAGCCCTCCTGGACTTCCAGGCAATCAAGGCCGCGGCCGCGGCGGCGCCTTCGCCGCTGGACGCCCGCGCCGCACTCCTCGAGGACGGCATCGGCGTCATCGCCGAGGTCAAGCGGGCCAGCCCCTCCAAGGGGGAGCTCGCGGACATCCCGGACCCGGCCAGTCTGGCCAAGGCGTATGAAGACGGCGGCGCGCGCATCATCAGCGTGCTGACCGAAGGTCGCCGCTTCCACGGCTCGCTCGACGACCTCGATGCCGTCCGCGCCACGGTGACCATCCCGATCCTGCGCAAAGATTTCGTCGTCGGGCCGTACCAGATCCATGAGGCCCGCGCGCACGGTGCCGATGTCATCCTGCTGATCGTTGCGGCACTCGAGCAGGACGTGCTGTCCTCGCTCATCGACCGCACCGAATCGCTCGGCATGACCGCGCTCGTCGAGGTGCACACCGAGGAAGAGGCCGACCGCGCACTCGAGGCGGGTGCCTCGGTGATCGGCGTGAACGCCCGCAACCTCAAGACGCTCGAGGTCGATCGGGACGTGTTCGCGCGTATCG includes these proteins:
- a CDS encoding peroxiredoxin — protein: MKIGQLAPQFELPDQSGTPRSLDALLADGPVVLFFYPAANTPICTAEACHFRDLAAEFAAAGAAPVGISADNVDTQAGFATKQNLGYPLLSDVEGTVAAQFGVKRSLLGKLSPVKRHTFVIDPDRTVRKVITGEFRADVHADEALKFLRERVQ
- a CDS encoding TIGR02234 family membrane protein, whose product is MSASDQNDEGTDAEAIAVDVAAPRRKYPIGAIVLLAIAAAALWGSSRLTWVTVSSTDGLTEPRTDHLNGGVWFGALTPLALVLLAAIAAVLATRGWLRRMVGVLIGLVAAVTAVPAFALLTESGAMAARAGTLAELPGRATVTEVVTAPFPAVVALLGALAAFTAGVLLARMPQEAAQLSGKYDNPVFRRAAATEQVTQRRAEDAAAGANSASGQLSERVLWDALDAGTDPTEEAGSPRDDQGKHAE
- a CDS encoding MarR family winged helix-turn-helix transcriptional regulator — translated: MTKWLDPVEQRAWRAIVALMTRLPGALDTQLQRESGITHFEFWVLTLLSEEPGHRLQMSDLAHKANASLSRLSHVVSKMERMGWAERSATTGRRGVQAVLTDTGYSKVVEAAPGYQDAVRRLVFDGLDPHQTAQLADLSEVLSTQLADALSHGDVSPPTEDRTEQPPTP
- the trpC gene encoding indole-3-glycerol phosphate synthase TrpC, yielding MTVLDSILDGVRADVAAREALLDFQAIKAAAAAAPSPLDARAALLEDGIGVIAEVKRASPSKGELADIPDPASLAKAYEDGGARIISVLTEGRRFHGSLDDLDAVRATVTIPILRKDFVVGPYQIHEARAHGADVILLIVAALEQDVLSSLIDRTESLGMTALVEVHTEEEADRALEAGASVIGVNARNLKTLEVDRDVFARIAPGLPTEVIRIAESGIRGTGDLLAYAGAGADAVLVGEGLVTSGDPRAAVSELVTAGTHPSCPKPARRGR
- a CDS encoding anthranilate synthase component I, which encodes MPGASTPTTTTREQFHQLAAEHRVVPVIRKVLADSETPLSAYRKLAGDRAGTFLFESAENGRSWSRWSFIGAGSPSALTVVDGAAAWLGNIPVDAPSGGDPLVALRETLQLLETERLPGLPPLTGGMVGYLGYDAVRRIERLPSLALDDLELPEMVLLLATDLAAFDHHEGAITLIANAVNWNGTAERVDEAYDDAVARLDRMTHALAAPSESTVSVFDQPEPHYRRKRTSEEFGAGVRRLVKEIEAGEAFQVVLSQRFEMDYDGAPIDLYRMLRASNPSPYMYLMHIPDGAGGTAFSIVGSSPEALVTVKDGVATTHPIAGTRWRGATEEDDLLLEKGLLADEKENAEHLMLVDLGRNDLGRVCQPGTVRVTEYRQIERYSHVMHLVSTVHGRLAPGKIALDAVRACFPAGTLSGAPKVRAMELIEELEPTRRGVYGGVVGYLDFAGDADTAIAIRTALLKDGTAYVQAGAGVVADSDPDYEDVESRNKAMAVLKAVAAAKTVRAYGTEPGSENGSAG
- the hisI gene encoding phosphoribosyl-AMP cyclohydrolase, whose amino-acid sequence is MTLDPAIATRLKRNDAGLVSAVAQERGSGNVLMVAWMDDEALARTLETRKATYYSRSRQQYWVKGETSGHTQYVHEVRLDCDGDTILLVVDQEGAACHTGTHTCFDSDVLLADKS
- a CDS encoding permease, whose product is MTSSEVRPDGQKSTLATWRTRILGGLAVIAVLVVAYFILAAFIPRWWAQRIAELVSGSFSKGIGWGLVYGGLFTAIPLFLMLLAALVWRRRAGKVIAGAAGGLAVIAAIPNLMTLSIVLGGNSAAHAGQRILDVDAPAFRGASLVGAIVALVVFLLVVFVVVRRGWRRKHPAEPVTSTPPSQSTAPVSPKLT